In Citrus sinensis cultivar Valencia sweet orange chromosome 3, DVS_A1.0, whole genome shotgun sequence, the sequence AAGGCAGCCCGTAGACGACCGATGAGCGCGTCGAGGCTGCCCCAGGCCTGGCGGAGAGGGCAGGGGCAGGGGGCAGGTGGGTTTGGGTGCCCGTAGAAGGGACAAATCGGGGTGTGGACTTTGGTCTTGCCGAACTGGTCAAGGTAACGAAGGAATTCAAGAACATGAGCGCCGCTGCAGCGCGACAGCGAAAGTGGGGGCCTATGATTCTTCAAATACTGGCCGAAGGTGTTCCAGTCCCGGCGCTTCTGGTTCTCATAGCGGCTGCTGCTGGAGGTTGCTGCTCCTGCTGATGATGGAGTTGGAGGAGATGTTGTTGTTGAGGAAGATCCAATTATCATCAGTGCTGCCGCTgtgttattatcattattttcagaGATGGTGCTATTCATATGTGAGACTGAATGAGAATCCATAATGGAGagcaattaatatataatatatattttttaattttgttgttgattaatttatatatgggTTACCAAAAGTCTAGGGTTTGGTTACGAAGAAGGGAGAGctgagagaagaagaagaaggaaaagcCTGTAGGGAGTGGAGTGTTACTGAATCTTTGGGTTCTCTTATATTTCTTTGCTCTCTGCAGTACTACTCTACTCTTGTGTATTTGTATGTGGATGATTAcgagtccttttttttttccccctttaaTTTGGCAGAGGCTACTGTTGATGAAAACAACCATACAAacacaagaaaaacaaaaactaaaagagagagaatatgGCTAGCTAGTGTGTTTgttgattgttattattacaaaaatatttccaTTTTAGAACAGAGATAAGCGATGAAAATGGAGtaacaaataagattttgaAGTATCGGTGGGATGATTAGATTGATGGGAGAGTGTGAGAGGACTTCAGTAtagcttatttatttatttttatttttttgcaagtTGAGAGGGTGGAGGAAAGgaataattttgttaagttGTATGTGTGTTTCTGCAAATCTGGAGTAATTGTGCGTTTTGTTACTGTTACCAAAAAAGGGTG encodes:
- the LOC102612277 gene encoding protein LIGHT-DEPENDENT SHORT HYPOCOTYLS 4-like; protein product: MDSHSVSHMNSTISENNDNNTAAALMIIGSSSTTTSPPTPSSAGAATSSSSRYENQKRRDWNTFGQYLKNHRPPLSLSRCSGAHVLEFLRYLDQFGKTKVHTPICPFYGHPNPPAPCPCPLRQAWGSLDALIGRLRAAFEENGGKPEANPFGARAVRLYLREVRDVQSKARGISYEKKKRKRPPQQQQQQQQQIPLLPPASSAS